DNA sequence from the Deinococcus betulae genome:
GACGGTGCTGATGTGCCGTCCCGATTTCACCTTACTCCCACTGCCTGCTGCTGTCACTCTCCTCGCCCGGTGGATCGCACCTCACGTTCCTCCAAAATTGATGCACCCACACGAGAAAATTACTGATGCAGAGTTGATCGCGGTCGTCCTTCTCCAGCGGCTGCACAAGGTGCCGCACTTCAGACGCTGGTGGCGACTGCTCAAACTCAATACCTGTCCTCACTTCCCGTCAGAGCCTCAGGCCCGTATCCGGCTGGCTCGGTTGACGCCGGTCGTCGAGCAGCTCGCGACCGAAGTCCAGGAACTGGACTTCGTCGCTGTGGATTCCCAACCGCTGCCCGTCTCGACCTTCAAACGCGCGCCACGCTGCAAATTCCGAGGGGCACGACACGGGTTTAGCACGGCTGGGCCGGTCTATGGGTTCAAACTTCATGCCTGGAGCACCCTGAACGGCAAGATCGTCA
Encoded proteins:
- a CDS encoding IS982 family transposase, with translation MCRPDFTLLPLPAAVTLLARWIAPHVPPKLMHPHEKITDAELIAVVLLQRLHKVPHFRRWWRLLKLNTCPHFPSEPQARIRLARLTPVVEQLATEVQELDFVAVDSQPLPVSTFKRAPRCKFRGARHGFSTAGPVYGFKLHAWSTLNGKIVRYALRPANEHDFTVLCEMNRDWPAYGGPKQIGDKGYQSATCLTPPKVNAKQVDPRWKPEYGAARKCVESAFSVLVGAGLRWGQVKT